The Flammeovirgaceae bacterium genome contains a region encoding:
- a CDS encoding ATP-binding protein, producing MIARMAENEVLELLSTFPVVGLVGPRQVGKTTLAHQVTGRMNREVVYLDLELPEDIAKLQQPALYLKEHTDKCVVLDEIQRMPELFPVLRSLIDQNRIPGRFIILGSATPNLLINSSESFAGRIAYKELMPLSLSEINHTTTLEKHWLQGGFPDSLLAANSQASFRWRRNFIQTYLEKDLPLLGLQTNLNRLREFVTMLASAQAQLWKAEAFARALGVTAPVIKRYLHYLENAFLVEVLQPYYVNIKKRLVKSPKVYIRDTGLLHTLLRIETFEELQNQVAIGQSWETYVISQVKCQLPDNWSMYFYRTHEGAEADLVLVKGTQPAACLEIKYSNAPMVSKGLHHVIADLKTDKNFIITPSSEKYPVAQKIQVVNIQDFLSILNGWK from the coding sequence ATGATAGCCAGAATGGCGGAAAATGAGGTTTTAGAATTGCTGAGCACTTTCCCGGTGGTAGGCCTGGTAGGCCCGCGGCAGGTAGGCAAAACCACCCTTGCACATCAGGTAACTGGCCGGATGAATCGGGAAGTGGTTTACCTCGACCTGGAGCTACCCGAAGATATTGCTAAACTGCAACAGCCTGCCCTATACCTTAAAGAACATACCGATAAATGCGTTGTGTTGGACGAAATTCAGCGAATGCCCGAACTGTTTCCGGTATTACGCTCCCTTATTGACCAGAACCGCATCCCCGGGCGATTCATCATCCTGGGTTCCGCTACTCCCAATTTACTCATCAACAGTTCTGAATCCTTTGCCGGGAGAATTGCCTACAAAGAATTGATGCCGCTAAGCCTGTCAGAAATAAACCACACAACTACTTTGGAGAAACATTGGCTACAGGGTGGCTTTCCCGATTCGCTGTTAGCGGCCAACAGCCAGGCCAGTTTCAGGTGGCGAAGAAACTTTATCCAGACATACCTTGAAAAGGATTTACCCTTACTCGGCTTACAAACTAACCTGAACCGGCTCCGTGAGTTTGTTACCATGCTGGCCTCAGCCCAGGCACAGTTATGGAAAGCTGAAGCTTTTGCCAGAGCCCTGGGAGTAACAGCACCGGTCATTAAGCGTTACCTGCATTACCTTGAGAACGCATTTCTGGTTGAAGTACTTCAGCCTTACTATGTTAATATAAAAAAACGGTTGGTCAAATCTCCGAAAGTGTACATCCGCGATACCGGCTTACTTCATACCTTATTGCGAATTGAGACTTTCGAAGAACTCCAGAATCAGGTTGCTATTGGCCAATCCTGGGAAACCTATGTGATCAGTCAGGTAAAATGCCAACTTCCGGATAATTGGTCCATGTATTTTTACCGCACGCACGAAGGTGCCGAAGCAGATCTTGTGCTGGTAAAAGGTACCCAACCCGCAGCATGCTTGGAAATAAAGTACTCCAATGCACCCATGGTCAGCAAGGGTTTACACCATGTAATTGCTGACCTGAAAACAGATAAGAACTTCATTATTACACCATCCTCTGAAAAATACCCGGTCGCCCAGAAAATTCAGGTCGTAAATATTCAGGATTTCCTCTCCATTCTTAACGGATGGAAATAA
- a CDS encoding TerC family protein — protein sequence MEIFLHAETWLALLTLTFFEVVLGIDNIIFISIISNRLPVEIRARTRNMGLMLAMIVRIVLLLGITWVITFTEPLFTVGDIMPAFLHKYVNIEHGFSGRDLILGFGGLFLIAKSTREINHEMEGEDEVINVGKAKVNVTGIIIQIILIDIIFSFDSILTAVGLTNQVLIMIFAVIISIGIMMVFSGKISDFINRHPSMEVLALGFLILIGFMLFLEGLEYEIPKGYIYFAVAFSLLIEMVNIRVRGRRDKKRKKEEEEEKMAAADQSAVQP from the coding sequence ATGGAAATCTTTCTCCATGCCGAAACCTGGCTGGCTCTGCTAACGCTTACCTTTTTTGAGGTTGTTCTCGGCATTGACAACATCATTTTTATTTCCATCATCTCCAACCGGCTGCCGGTTGAAATACGCGCCCGCACCCGCAACATGGGCCTGATGCTGGCCATGATTGTACGTATTGTGCTGCTGCTGGGCATCACCTGGGTTATTACCTTTACCGAACCGCTCTTTACCGTAGGCGATATTATGCCGGCATTCCTGCACAAATACGTTAACATTGAACACGGGTTCAGCGGTCGCGACCTGATACTTGGTTTTGGCGGATTATTTCTGATAGCTAAAAGTACCCGCGAGATAAACCACGAAATGGAAGGTGAAGACGAAGTAATCAATGTAGGAAAAGCCAAAGTAAACGTTACCGGAATCATCATCCAGATAATTCTCATCGACATTATCTTTTCCTTCGATTCAATCCTCACAGCCGTTGGTTTAACCAACCAGGTGCTTATCATGATCTTCGCTGTAATCATATCCATTGGTATTATGATGGTTTTCTCAGGCAAAATAAGCGACTTCATCAACCGCCACCCTTCCATGGAGGTGCTTGCCCTCGGCTTTTTGATTCTTATCGGCTTTATGTTATTCCTTGAAGGATTAGAGTACGAAATCCCGAAAGGGTACATCTACTTTGCCGTGGCCTTTTCACTGCTGATTGAAATGGTGAACATACGGGTACGCGGACGAAGGGATAAGAAACGCAAGAAGGAAGAAGAGGAAGAAAAAATGGCTGCTGCCGATCAGTCGGCCGTTCAGCCTTAA
- a CDS encoding putative metal-dependent hydrolase, with product MPASSHQYPIGKFEPRETYTPQEITAFLLNIKLLPSKIEALYRQFKPAQLDLTYREDGWTARQIIHHLADSHMNAYIRTKWTLTEDTPLIKAYDEKNWAKTPDVQTDPVVSIELLHVLHKKWVSLLRTLKPSDLERSFIHPETKKHIRLDRLIALYAWHGEHHLAHLALILDRRL from the coding sequence ATGCCCGCTTCATCGCACCAATACCCCATCGGAAAATTTGAACCCAGGGAAACCTATACGCCTCAGGAAATTACTGCCTTTCTGCTGAATATTAAATTATTACCTTCTAAGATTGAAGCTCTGTATCGGCAATTTAAACCCGCGCAACTTGACCTGACTTACCGTGAAGATGGATGGACAGCCCGACAGATTATTCATCACCTGGCCGACAGCCACATGAACGCTTACATCCGTACCAAGTGGACGCTAACAGAAGACACACCCTTGATTAAAGCCTATGATGAAAAAAACTGGGCTAAAACACCGGATGTTCAAACCGACCCGGTTGTTTCCATTGAACTGCTCCATGTACTCCATAAGAAGTGGGTCAGCTTGTTGCGCACACTCAAACCATCCGACCTCGAACGAAGTTTTATCCATCCGGAAACAAAAAAGCACATCCGACTGGATCGCCTCATAGCTTTATACGCATGGCATGGCGAACACCATTTGGCGCATCTTGCATTGATTTTAGATCGAAGATTGTAG
- a CDS encoding four helix bundle protein, producing the protein MNSGILKQRTKRFALDVTEFCMDLKPTLSILAYSKQLIRSSSSVGANYRAACRAKSRADFINKLKIVEEEADESIYFIELIIELEPDSKTKGEMLLKEGNELLAIIVASINTSRKQKG; encoded by the coding sequence ATGAATTCAGGGATTCTGAAACAGCGCACCAAACGTTTTGCACTTGATGTAACTGAATTTTGCATGGATTTAAAACCTACATTGTCAATTTTAGCTTATTCAAAGCAACTAATACGAAGTTCCAGTTCGGTAGGTGCCAATTACCGGGCTGCCTGTCGTGCAAAATCACGCGCTGACTTTATTAACAAATTGAAAATTGTGGAAGAAGAGGCAGATGAATCGATCTACTTTATTGAGCTAATCATAGAACTTGAGCCGGATTCGAAAACGAAAGGTGAGATGCTACTGAAAGAAGGTAATGAATTACTTGCCATCATCGTAGCTTCAATCAACACATCACGTAAGCAAAAGGGATAA
- a CDS encoding alpha/beta fold hydrolase, whose translation MNYSPPIFLFNGHLETIYPALLRKVTLQPYHRERITTPDNDFLDLDWLKQGSEKLVIISHGLEGNTHRAYIKGMARALFLNGFDVLAWNYRGCSEEMNRQLRFYHSGATDDLAVVINHAVKQQYKAINLVGFSLGGNLTLKYLGEPRKHPDVLRKAIVFSVPLDLHTSCLKISQPSNWIYANRFLVSLKEKVQRKARMMPELDSKGLGKIKSLMEFDDVITGPLHGFSNALDYYAQCSSIKFVNGINHPVLIINAKNDPFLSKECYPVNELEHHSKVKFIAPQRGGHVGFAEFNSNGLYWSERQAIAFLTHD comes from the coding sequence TTGAATTACTCACCCCCCATCTTCCTCTTTAACGGTCACCTGGAAACCATCTACCCGGCCTTGCTCCGAAAAGTAACCTTGCAGCCTTACCACCGCGAACGGATTACCACACCCGACAATGACTTTCTGGATTTGGACTGGCTGAAACAGGGTTCGGAAAAGCTGGTCATTATTTCACATGGGCTGGAAGGGAATACCCACCGGGCCTACATAAAAGGAATGGCCCGCGCCCTTTTTCTCAATGGCTTTGATGTTTTAGCCTGGAACTACCGCGGCTGCAGCGAAGAAATGAACCGCCAACTTCGGTTTTACCACAGCGGGGCCACCGATGACCTGGCTGTAGTAATCAATCATGCAGTTAAACAACAGTACAAAGCAATAAACCTGGTGGGCTTTAGTCTGGGCGGAAACCTGACCCTGAAATACCTGGGTGAACCCCGCAAGCACCCGGATGTACTCAGGAAAGCCATCGTATTCTCCGTACCGTTAGACCTGCACACCAGTTGCCTGAAGATATCGCAACCTTCCAACTGGATTTATGCCAACCGTTTCCTGGTAAGCCTGAAAGAAAAGGTACAACGCAAAGCCAGGATGATGCCGGAACTGGATAGTAAAGGATTAGGAAAAATAAAAAGCCTGATGGAATTTGATGACGTTATTACGGGGCCGCTCCATGGATTCAGCAATGCACTCGACTACTATGCGCAATGCAGTTCAATAAAATTTGTAAACGGTATCAACCACCCTGTGCTTATTATTAACGCAAAGAATGATCCCTTTTTAAGTAAGGAGTGTTATCCGGTTAATGAATTAGAGCATCATAGTAAGGTTAAATTTATCGCCCCGCAACGCGGAGGGCACGTGGGCTTCGCAGAATTTAATTCAAATGGCTTATATTGGAGCGAACGGCAAGCCATTGCCTTTTTAACACATGATTGA
- a CDS encoding SOS response-associated peptidase, which produces MIERYSISVQAADLRQRFAADVPDFYKPRYNAGPTQLLPVITNTSPQGLSVFYWGRPPKAAGNKPLSERIINLKLENLLDKPVLQKALFKTRCIIPADGFYAWRKIGKKSIVPHRFVTDQPLFSMAGFWEEFEDEDGSMLHTFTLITTAANKLVAAVTDRMPVILTPESEKIWLSREAGEIVLLSQLATYPADAMNHYTVSPRILDSRIDAPSLIIPTPPADQHGNLTLFD; this is translated from the coding sequence ATGATTGAACGCTATAGCATATCCGTACAGGCAGCTGACCTCCGCCAACGATTTGCTGCCGATGTACCCGATTTTTACAAACCCCGTTACAATGCCGGCCCAACCCAGCTCTTGCCGGTAATAACAAATACTTCGCCTCAGGGACTCTCGGTGTTCTATTGGGGCCGGCCGCCCAAAGCCGCAGGCAACAAACCCCTGAGCGAACGCATCATAAATCTGAAACTCGAAAACCTGCTTGACAAACCGGTATTGCAAAAGGCTTTGTTTAAAACCCGGTGCATCATACCGGCCGATGGTTTCTATGCCTGGAGAAAAATTGGCAAGAAATCCATTGTGCCTCACCGGTTTGTAACTGATCAACCGCTTTTCTCCATGGCCGGATTTTGGGAGGAATTTGAAGATGAAGATGGGAGCATGCTCCATACCTTTACCCTCATTACAACGGCAGCCAACAAACTGGTAGCAGCCGTTACCGACCGGATGCCGGTTATCCTTACGCCCGAAAGTGAAAAAATCTGGTTAAGCAGAGAGGCCGGTGAAATTGTTTTACTAAGCCAGCTGGCAACCTACCCGGCTGACGCCATGAATCATTATACCGTGTCACCGCGTATTCTTGACAGCCGCATTGATGCGCCCTCCTTGATTATTCCCACACCTCCGGCCGACCAGCACGGAAACTTAACTTTGTTTGATTAG
- the ispG gene encoding (E)-4-hydroxy-3-methylbut-2-enyl-diphosphate synthase yields MVNPIVAATRQYCNSLVRYSRRKTIEVKIGDVPLGADNPIRIQSMTTVDTMDTIGSVEQVIRMVNAGCEYVRITAPSIKEAQNLQEIKNELKRRGCQVPLIADIHFTPNAAELAARIVEKVRINPGNYADKKRFETIDYTEAAYQAELDRIREKFAPLVKICKEYGTAMRIGTNHGSLSDRIMSRYGDTPLGMVESALEFLRICEDLNYYNIVLSMKASNPQVMVQAYRLLVNKLDEEGFKPYPLHLGVTEAGEGEDGRIKSAVGIGTLLEDGLGDTVRVSLTEEPEFEAPVAKIMVDRYVSRTNHQLIPEIADSPIDPFSYSRRVTREVENMGGPHHVPRVVADLSALPVTDYKDLRCIGHFYLPEPDKWKMNDQGADYVYTGKNPISFMLPNGLKEIRDYEVWRTADDKENKFPLLTVTEYLNQKEQHARMNFVCFSIGDLNEIFLEKVREDKTAVGVIYSNNNHAMAELRRIFFELAERNIDIPIIIQRAYPEIEPDQFRIYSATDAGGLFIDGFGDGLMLSLAGSSDKELYLRQTDVCNKTAFGILQATRNRMSKTEYISCPSCGRTLFDLQSTTAMIRKRTDHLKGVKIGIMGCIVNGPGEMADADYGYVGSGPARITLYRGKEVVKRNVPSAQAVDELINLIKEDGNWINPETIEQLTNE; encoded by the coding sequence ATTGTGAACCCCATCGTAGCCGCCACCCGCCAGTATTGCAACAGCCTGGTACGTTATAGCCGCAGAAAGACCATCGAGGTAAAGATTGGTGATGTACCGCTCGGTGCGGATAATCCCATTCGCATCCAGTCAATGACTACGGTAGATACGATGGATACAATAGGTTCAGTTGAACAGGTTATCCGCATGGTTAACGCAGGTTGCGAATATGTACGCATTACAGCACCTAGTATTAAAGAGGCCCAGAACCTGCAGGAAATAAAAAACGAGTTAAAGCGCAGAGGTTGCCAGGTGCCTTTGATTGCGGATATACATTTCACACCCAATGCGGCTGAACTGGCCGCACGCATTGTAGAAAAAGTACGGATCAATCCGGGTAATTATGCCGATAAAAAGCGATTCGAAACGATTGATTATACCGAGGCTGCCTACCAGGCCGAATTGGATCGCATTCGCGAGAAATTTGCCCCGCTGGTAAAAATCTGTAAAGAATACGGCACCGCCATGCGCATTGGCACCAACCACGGCTCGCTGAGTGACCGGATCATGAGTCGCTATGGCGATACTCCGCTGGGCATGGTTGAGTCGGCCCTGGAGTTTCTGCGCATTTGCGAAGACCTGAATTATTACAACATCGTGCTGTCTATGAAGGCCAGCAACCCGCAGGTAATGGTGCAGGCCTATAGGTTGCTGGTGAATAAACTTGATGAAGAAGGGTTTAAGCCTTACCCGTTGCACCTGGGTGTTACCGAAGCAGGCGAAGGCGAAGACGGCCGCATTAAGTCGGCCGTAGGTATTGGTACGCTGCTTGAAGACGGATTGGGCGATACCGTGCGCGTTTCCTTAACCGAGGAGCCGGAATTTGAAGCGCCTGTAGCGAAGATAATGGTGGATCGGTACGTGAGCCGGACAAATCACCAACTGATCCCTGAAATTGCCGATAGCCCGATTGATCCGTTCAGTTATTCGCGCAGGGTAACCCGTGAGGTTGAAAACATGGGTGGCCCTCATCATGTACCACGGGTCGTGGCTGATCTCAGCGCCCTGCCGGTAACCGATTATAAAGACTTGCGTTGCATTGGCCACTTCTACCTGCCGGAGCCGGATAAGTGGAAGATGAACGACCAGGGGGCTGATTATGTGTACACAGGTAAAAATCCAATTTCTTTTATGTTGCCTAACGGCCTGAAGGAAATACGCGATTATGAAGTGTGGCGTACCGCTGATGATAAGGAGAACAAATTTCCGTTGTTAACCGTAACGGAATATTTAAATCAAAAAGAACAACATGCCCGAATGAACTTTGTCTGTTTTTCAATTGGTGACTTGAATGAAATCTTTTTGGAGAAGGTTCGTGAAGATAAAACGGCTGTAGGCGTTATTTATTCAAATAACAATCACGCCATGGCTGAACTGCGGAGAATATTTTTTGAATTGGCAGAAAGGAATATTGATATCCCGATCATTATTCAGCGGGCATATCCTGAAATAGAGCCTGATCAATTTCGTATTTACAGCGCCACCGATGCAGGCGGATTGTTTATAGACGGCTTTGGCGATGGACTGATGTTATCCCTTGCCGGATCATCCGATAAAGAATTGTATTTACGTCAAACCGATGTATGTAATAAAACGGCTTTCGGAATTCTGCAAGCTACGCGCAACCGTATGTCGAAAACGGAATATATTTCCTGTCCATCGTGTGGCCGCACGTTATTCGACCTGCAGAGTACCACGGCTATGATCCGCAAACGCACCGATCACCTGAAAGGTGTTAAGATCGGTATAATGGGTTGTATCGTTAATGGCCCGGGTGAAATGGCCGATGCCGACTATGGTTATGTTGGTTCCGGACCGGCACGTATCACGTTGTATCGGGGTAAGGAAGTAGTAAAACGAAATGTACCTTCGGCCCAGGCTGTTGATGAATTGATTAACCTGATAAAGGAAGACGGCAATTGGATTAATCCGGAAACTATTGAACAGTTAACTAATGAGTGA
- a CDS encoding SDR family NAD(P)-dependent oxidoreductase, protein MKKLVVVTGGTKGIGRAVIEKFMAHDFDAATCARKPGELESLKQQLESTHKDKHVFTTVADLSDRAQVKSFTDFVLGLNRPVDVLVNNAGYFVPGSITTEPEGTLESMVNANLYSAYHTTRGIVPAMKKNKAGHIFNICSIASIKAYANGGSYAITKFALLGFSKCLREEVKADNIRVTAVLPGATKTASWDGVNLPDERFMKVEDVAEMIYAAWSLSTRSVVEEILIRPQLGDI, encoded by the coding sequence ATGAAAAAGTTAGTGGTGGTTACCGGGGGAACGAAAGGTATCGGGCGTGCCGTGATCGAGAAATTTATGGCTCATGATTTTGATGCGGCTACCTGTGCACGAAAGCCAGGCGAACTGGAATCCCTTAAACAACAACTTGAAAGTACCCACAAAGACAAGCACGTGTTTACAACCGTTGCTGATTTATCGGACAGGGCTCAGGTTAAATCTTTTACGGATTTTGTCCTTGGGCTTAACCGCCCGGTAGATGTACTGGTTAACAATGCGGGCTATTTTGTGCCGGGTTCTATAACTACCGAACCGGAAGGAACGCTTGAAAGCATGGTAAATGCCAACCTTTATAGTGCGTATCATACAACCCGCGGTATTGTGCCTGCTATGAAGAAAAATAAAGCGGGTCATATTTTTAACATCTGTTCCATTGCCAGCATCAAAGCGTACGCCAATGGTGGGTCGTATGCGATAACCAAATTTGCCTTATTGGGTTTTTCCAAATGCCTGCGCGAAGAAGTGAAGGCTGACAACATCCGTGTAACTGCGGTACTACCGGGCGCCACAAAAACCGCAAGTTGGGATGGCGTAAACCTGCCTGATGAGCGCTTTATGAAAGTAGAAGATGTGGCTGAAATGATTTACGCGGCCTGGTCGCTGAGCACCCGCAGTGTGGTGGAAGAAATCCTCATCCGGCCCCAATTGGGCGATATCTGA
- a CDS encoding ABC transporter permease translates to MKEVGRYFIFLGNLLVNRESFKTHYKLVIDECVLIGLDSIFLFVLVSSFMGAVSTVQTAFNLVAPYIPRYVISQVVREMTVLELAPTVMAIIYAGKVGSSMAGNLGTMRITEQIDALEVMGINSVNYLVLPKITASILMFPMLVIVSGVCALLGGYAVGLLTGILSPTEYIYGIRYAFNPFTITFALIKSIAFGFLVSSISSFKGYYTTGGALEVGISSTKAVTTSVIAILLADYLLAQLLLSPA, encoded by the coding sequence ATGAAAGAAGTCGGGCGGTACTTTATTTTTTTAGGCAACCTGCTGGTAAACCGCGAATCGTTTAAAACCCATTACAAACTTGTTATTGATGAGTGTGTACTGATCGGACTGGACTCCATATTCCTTTTTGTTTTAGTATCGTCCTTCATGGGGGCGGTATCAACCGTGCAAACGGCCTTTAACCTGGTGGCTCCTTACATACCCCGATACGTAATTTCGCAGGTTGTTCGTGAAATGACTGTACTGGAACTGGCCCCTACCGTTATGGCCATTATTTATGCCGGTAAGGTCGGGTCGAGCATGGCCGGTAACCTGGGTACGATGCGGATAACCGAGCAAATTGATGCCTTGGAAGTAATGGGTATCAACTCGGTAAACTACCTGGTGTTGCCTAAAATCACGGCTTCCATCCTTATGTTCCCTATGCTGGTTATTGTTTCGGGGGTCTGCGCCTTGTTGGGTGGTTATGCAGTCGGGTTACTTACCGGAATACTTTCACCAACGGAATATATTTACGGTATACGGTACGCGTTCAACCCTTTTACCATAACGTTTGCGTTGATAAAATCCATCGCATTCGGATTTCTGGTATCCTCCATCTCGTCATTTAAAGGCTATTATACCACAGGCGGTGCGCTTGAAGTTGGTATTTCAAGCACCAAGGCTGTAACCACCAGTGTTATTGCCATCCTCCTCGCAGACTATTTACTGGCTCAACTCCTTCTTTCCCCGGCATGA
- a CDS encoding ATP-binding cassette domain-containing protein, with amino-acid sequence MIEIQNITKTFGDRKVLHGISGVFEKGKPNLIIGSSGTGKSVLLKCIVELVMPDEGKVFFDNRNFTDSDRSKKIEIRREIGMLFQGGALFDSKNVEENVRFPLDMLANMPRDEKQDRVNLVLNRVGLKGANKKMPSELSGGMRKRVGIARAIVNNPRYLFCDEPNSGLDPQTSILIDELIRDLTEDYDTTTIVVTHDMNSVLGIGENIMFIYQGHKLWEGSKTDITHSGVKELDDFVFANKVMIALKESGKG; translated from the coding sequence ATGATAGAAATACAGAACATTACCAAAACGTTTGGCGACCGGAAAGTACTGCACGGCATCAGCGGGGTATTTGAAAAAGGTAAGCCCAATTTGATCATTGGATCCTCCGGCACCGGCAAAAGTGTGCTGTTAAAATGTATTGTTGAACTGGTAATGCCTGATGAAGGAAAGGTTTTTTTCGATAACCGTAATTTCACCGACAGCGACCGCTCAAAGAAAATCGAAATCAGGCGCGAAATCGGCATGCTCTTTCAGGGCGGGGCATTGTTCGACTCAAAGAATGTGGAAGAAAACGTTCGTTTCCCGCTCGATATGCTGGCCAATATGCCCCGCGATGAAAAGCAGGATCGGGTAAACCTGGTGCTGAACCGGGTGGGATTAAAAGGGGCCAACAAAAAAATGCCTTCTGAATTGAGTGGCGGTATGCGCAAGCGCGTGGGTATTGCCCGTGCCATTGTTAACAACCCGCGTTACCTGTTCTGCGATGAACCCAATTCAGGCCTCGACCCACAGACTTCGATTCTTATAGATGAACTTATCCGCGATTTAACAGAAGACTATGACACCACCACCATTGTGGTTACACACGATATGAACTCGGTGCTTGGTATTGGCGAAAACATCATGTTCATTTACCAGGGCCACAAATTGTGGGAAGGCAGCAAAACCGATATCACGCACAGCGGGGTTAAAGAACTCGATGACTTTGTGTTTGCCAATAAGGTGATGATTGCCCTTAAAGAATCCGGCAAAGGCTAA